From Rhineura floridana isolate rRhiFlo1 chromosome 5, rRhiFlo1.hap2, whole genome shotgun sequence, a single genomic window includes:
- the LOC133385406 gene encoding phospholipase A2-like isoform X4, with amino-acid sequence MEPWLVMLLLFQAVWNDVLGKTHDLHKRGLLELSGAIKCGTRRFPLAYLGYGCYCGPGGRGWPKDETDWKENLKARNKTRRRDPQGGVNKHTRLQ; translated from the exons ATGGAACCCTGGCTGGTGATGCTACTGCTCTTTCAGGCAG TTTGGAATGATGTTCTTGGGAAGACCCATGATCTGCACAAAAGAGGACTCCTTGAATTATCTGGAGCCATAAAATGTGGCACAAGACGATTTCCTTTGGCATATTTAGGTTATGGATGCTACTGTGGCCCAGGAGGAAGAGGCTGGCCAAAGGATGAAACAGACTG gaaggaaaatctaaaggccaggaacaagactagaaggagggaccctcaaggaggagttaacaaacacacacg gttacaataa
- the LOC133385406 gene encoding phospholipase A2-like isoform X1 — translation MEPWLVMLLLFQAVWNDVLGKTHDLHKRGLLELSGAIKCGTRRFPLAYLGYGCYCGPGGRGWPKDETDWCCHGHDCCYGFAQEQGCNPIIRRYKWTCNDNTVVCDAMLDRCQNILCQCDKEAAKCWRSAPFNRHYAFFPNFLCSQTYPVCSYRKYRH, via the exons ATGGAACCCTGGCTGGTGATGCTACTGCTCTTTCAGGCAG TTTGGAATGATGTTCTTGGGAAGACCCATGATCTGCACAAAAGAGGACTCCTTGAATTATCTGGAGCCATAAAATGTGGCACAAGACGATTTCCTTTGGCATATTTAGGTTATGGATGCTACTGTGGCCCAGGAGGAAGAGGCTGGCCAAAGGATGAAACAGACTG GTGCTGCCATGGACATGACTGCTGTTATGGCTTCGCACAGGAGCAAGGCTGTAACCCCATAATTCGTAGATATAAGTGGACCTGTAATGACAATACTGTGGTATGTG atgCAATGTTAGACAGATGTCAAAACATACTGTGCCAGTGTGACAAAGAAGCGGCCAAATGTTGGAGATCTGCCCCTTTTAACCGACACTATGCCTTCTTTCCAAATTTTCTGTGCAGCCAAACTTATCCTGTATGCAGTTATAGGAAATATAGGCATTAA
- the LOC133385406 gene encoding group 10 secretory phospholipase A2-like isoform X3, with protein sequence MEPWLVMLLLFQAVWNDVLGKTHDLHKRGLLELSGAIKCGTRRFPLAYLGYGCYCGPGGRGWPKDETDWCCHGHDCCYGFAQEQGCNPIIRRYKWTCNDNTVMQC encoded by the exons ATGGAACCCTGGCTGGTGATGCTACTGCTCTTTCAGGCAG TTTGGAATGATGTTCTTGGGAAGACCCATGATCTGCACAAAAGAGGACTCCTTGAATTATCTGGAGCCATAAAATGTGGCACAAGACGATTTCCTTTGGCATATTTAGGTTATGGATGCTACTGTGGCCCAGGAGGAAGAGGCTGGCCAAAGGATGAAACAGACTG GTGCTGCCATGGACATGACTGCTGTTATGGCTTCGCACAGGAGCAAGGCTGTAACCCCATAATTCGTAGATATAAGTGGACCTGTAATGACAATACTGTG atgCAATGTTAG
- the LOC133385406 gene encoding group 10 secretory phospholipase A2-like isoform X2 — MEPWLVMLLLFQAVWNDVLGKTHDLHKRGLLELSGAIKCGTRRFPLAYLGYGCYCGPGGRGWPKDETDWCCHGHDCCYGFAQEQGCNPIIRRYKWTCNDNTVEGKSKGQEQD; from the exons ATGGAACCCTGGCTGGTGATGCTACTGCTCTTTCAGGCAG TTTGGAATGATGTTCTTGGGAAGACCCATGATCTGCACAAAAGAGGACTCCTTGAATTATCTGGAGCCATAAAATGTGGCACAAGACGATTTCCTTTGGCATATTTAGGTTATGGATGCTACTGTGGCCCAGGAGGAAGAGGCTGGCCAAAGGATGAAACAGACTG GTGCTGCCATGGACATGACTGCTGTTATGGCTTCGCACAGGAGCAAGGCTGTAACCCCATAATTCGTAGATATAAGTGGACCTGTAATGACAATACTGTG gaaggaaaatctaaaggccaggaacaagactag